A section of the Devosia rhizoryzae genome encodes:
- a CDS encoding RidA family protein, translating into MSHEIIQPEGWAKPIGYSNGISARGRIVQVGGQVGWDENCEFQSDDFVDQVRQTLANVVTVLTAADAKPEHIIQMTWYFTDRHAYKSRLKDIGAAYRETIGRHFPPMAAVQVVALMEDRAKIEIQVLAVVPE; encoded by the coding sequence ATGAGCCACGAAATCATCCAGCCCGAAGGCTGGGCCAAGCCCATCGGCTACTCCAACGGCATCTCTGCCCGGGGCCGGATCGTTCAGGTCGGCGGCCAGGTCGGCTGGGATGAGAATTGCGAGTTCCAGTCCGATGACTTCGTCGATCAGGTCCGCCAAACGCTCGCTAACGTCGTCACCGTGTTGACCGCCGCCGATGCCAAGCCCGAGCACATTATCCAGATGACGTGGTACTTTACCGATCGCCACGCCTATAAGTCGCGCCTCAAGGACATCGGCGCCGCTTATCGCGAAACCATCGGCCGGCATTTTCCGCCCATGGCCGCCGTGCAGGTCGTCGCCTTGATGGAAGATCGCGCCAAGATCGAAATCCAGGTGCTAGCCGTCGTTCCCGAATAA
- a CDS encoding MarR family winged helix-turn-helix transcriptional regulator: MTEQSKIWIDAETKIKDAPDDHHDQLRLWLRLFSITRLIENDVRSKLQSQFDVTFPRFDILSQLYRVPDGLILGELSQRLMVSPGNITSVIKRLMEDGMIVRNQNPDDRRENIVQMTAEGRAKFAEMAEANEAWIRDLTKDLTPADIRALLPLLQKLKTSVRRGLE; this comes from the coding sequence TTGACCGAACAATCCAAAATCTGGATCGACGCCGAAACCAAAATAAAGGACGCGCCGGACGATCACCACGATCAGTTACGATTGTGGCTTCGGCTGTTCAGCATAACGCGTCTGATCGAGAATGACGTGCGCAGCAAGCTGCAAAGCCAGTTCGACGTGACGTTTCCGCGCTTCGACATCTTGTCCCAGCTTTACCGGGTGCCCGACGGGCTGATCCTGGGGGAGCTTTCGCAGCGGCTGATGGTGTCGCCGGGCAATATCACCTCGGTTATCAAGCGGCTGATGGAAGACGGAATGATCGTCCGCAACCAGAACCCGGACGACCGGCGCGAGAATATCGTGCAGATGACCGCCGAGGGAAGGGCCAAGTTCGCGGAAATGGCGGAGGCTAATGAGGCCTGGATCCGCGACCTCACCAAGGACCTTACCCCGGCCGATATCCGCGCGCTGCTGCCGCTGCTGCAAAAGCTCAAGACGTCGGTGCGGCGCGGGCTCGAATAG
- a CDS encoding cupin domain-containing protein has product MAAEVKAVVTRKGQEDTGTGQSGGCIRVTGVGPGVTAATSKIWFGKVSNEPGYRSLPHHHGEAETGGYVLKGVGRIYFGENYSEFFDMSEGDFVFVPPNWPHVEVNMSTTEELVWLTTRTPDNIVVNLPDVDDSTLAGFRRV; this is encoded by the coding sequence ATGGCCGCAGAAGTCAAAGCCGTCGTAACCCGCAAGGGTCAGGAAGATACTGGCACGGGTCAATCGGGCGGCTGCATCCGCGTCACAGGTGTCGGCCCAGGGGTTACTGCAGCCACCAGCAAGATCTGGTTCGGCAAAGTCAGCAACGAACCCGGCTATCGCTCCCTGCCCCACCATCACGGCGAAGCCGAGACCGGCGGCTATGTCCTAAAGGGCGTCGGTCGCATCTATTTTGGCGAGAACTACAGCGAATTCTTCGATATGTCGGAAGGCGACTTCGTCTTCGTTCCGCCCAACTGGCCACATGTCGAAGTCAACATGTCGACCACCGAAGAACTGGTTTGGCTGACCACCCGCACACCCGACAATATCGTCGTCAACCTCCCCGATGTTGACGATAGCACCCTTGCTGGCTTCCGGCGGGTCTGA
- a CDS encoding fumarylacetoacetate hydrolase family protein, with amino-acid sequence MKLLRIGPKGHEKPAILDAQGVARDLSGLVDDLAGDVLSDEGQRKLAALDLSTLPALPDDRIGPCVGHVGKFICVGLNYADHAKETGKAPPDEPILFMKATTAINGPNDDIEIPRTSQKADWEVELGVVIGKRAKYIAEAEALDHVAGYCLVNDVSERSFQSERGGQWTKGKSHDTFGPIGPWLVTRDEVADPQNLGLWLDVDGVRRQTGNTNTMIFGVAFLVSYISQFMTLEPGDIIATGTPPGVGMGIKPEPVFLREGQVITLGIDGLGSQRQTTIAAGA; translated from the coding sequence ATGAAACTCCTCCGCATCGGCCCCAAGGGCCACGAAAAACCCGCCATCCTAGACGCCCAGGGTGTTGCGCGTGATCTCAGCGGCCTCGTCGACGATCTCGCCGGAGACGTGCTGTCCGACGAAGGCCAGCGCAAGCTGGCCGCGCTCGACCTGTCGACCCTTCCTGCTCTTCCCGACGATCGCATCGGCCCCTGCGTCGGCCATGTCGGCAAATTCATCTGCGTCGGCCTCAACTACGCCGATCATGCCAAAGAAACCGGCAAGGCACCGCCGGACGAGCCGATCCTCTTCATGAAGGCGACCACCGCCATCAACGGCCCCAATGACGACATTGAAATTCCCCGCACTTCCCAAAAGGCCGATTGGGAAGTCGAACTTGGTGTCGTGATCGGCAAGCGCGCCAAATATATTGCCGAAGCCGAAGCGCTCGATCACGTTGCCGGCTATTGCCTCGTCAACGACGTCTCTGAACGCAGCTTCCAGTCCGAGCGCGGCGGCCAGTGGACCAAGGGCAAGAGCCACGACACATTCGGCCCTATCGGCCCCTGGCTCGTCACCCGAGATGAAGTGGCAGACCCACAGAATCTCGGCCTCTGGCTTGATGTCGACGGCGTCCGCCGTCAGACCGGCAATACCAACACCATGATCTTCGGCGTTGCCTTCCTCGTCAGCTACATCAGCCAGTTCATGACGCTCGAGCCCGGCGACATCATCGCCACCGGCACACCGCCCGGCGTCGGCATGGGCATAAAGCCGGAGCCAGTCTTCCTGCGCGAGGGCCAGGTGATCACGCTGGGCATCGACGGTCTCGGCAGCCAGCGCCAGACAACCATAGCGGCAGGAGCATGA
- a CDS encoding SDR family NAD(P)-dependent oxidoreductase, whose amino-acid sequence MNKLEGKTAIVTGGARGQGEAEARLLARSGAAVIIADVLEAEGIALAQALIDEGLQAKFIRLDVTSEHSWQETIELARSWQGRLDILVNNAGIINRTTVETTALDAWEKVLKVNLTGAFLGIQAASQLMAEDGGGAIVNISSNSGFSGHYDPAYTASKWGLRGLTRSAAMELVGKGIRVNAICPGLVVTGLNANSPHLQPMIGMTPMKRSGKPEEIAELVLFLVSDASSFITGEDFVIDGGFTAGAAYRRVASDTGIYQD is encoded by the coding sequence ATGAACAAGCTCGAGGGAAAGACCGCCATTGTCACCGGCGGCGCCCGTGGTCAGGGCGAAGCCGAAGCGCGCCTGCTCGCCCGCTCCGGCGCCGCCGTTATCATCGCCGATGTGCTTGAGGCCGAGGGCATCGCACTCGCCCAGGCGCTAATCGATGAAGGTCTCCAGGCCAAATTCATCCGCCTCGACGTCACCAGCGAACACAGCTGGCAGGAAACCATCGAGCTTGCCCGCTCCTGGCAGGGCCGGCTCGACATTCTCGTCAACAATGCCGGCATCATCAATCGCACGACGGTTGAGACAACTGCGCTCGATGCGTGGGAAAAGGTGCTCAAGGTCAATCTGACCGGGGCGTTCCTCGGCATCCAGGCGGCCAGCCAGTTGATGGCCGAAGATGGTGGCGGCGCCATAGTCAACATATCGTCCAATAGCGGCTTTTCCGGCCATTACGATCCCGCCTACACCGCCAGCAAATGGGGTCTCCGCGGCCTCACCCGCAGCGCCGCTATGGAACTGGTCGGCAAGGGTATCCGCGTCAACGCCATCTGCCCAGGCCTGGTCGTTACCGGCCTCAATGCCAACAGCCCGCACCTGCAGCCCATGATCGGCATGACGCCGATGAAGCGCAGCGGCAAGCCGGAGGAAATCGCCGAACTCGTGCTGTTCCTCGTTTCTGACGCATCGAGCTTCATCACCGGCGAAGATTTTGTCATCGATGGCGGCTTTACTGCCGGCGCCGCCTATCGTCGCGTCGCCAGCGACACTGGCATCTATCAGGACTGA